Below is a window of Gemmatimonadota bacterium DNA.
TTCAGGACGTCGGTCATGGTGTCGCCGCGCACGACGTCCTCCACCTCGTAGTCGTCACCAACCACCCGCACGTGCACGGAGTCGGTATCGCCGAACAGGTTGTGCAGGTCGCCGAGGATCTCCTGGTACGCGCCGGCCAGGAACACGCCCAGCACGTAGGGTTCACCGGCCCGGAGGGAATGAAGCGGCAGGCCGCCGCCAGGCTGACCCACGAACCTGTCGATCCTGCCATCGCTGTCACAGGTGACGTCCTGCAGCGTCCCGCGGCGGCGGGGCTGCTCGTCCAGGCGATGCACCGGCAGGATGGGGAAGAGCTGATCGATCGCCCAGGAGTCCGGCAGCGACTGGAACAGCGAGAAATTGCAGAAGTAGCGGTCGGTGAGGATGGACTCCAGGTCGGGAAGGATGTCCTCGTACTCCTCCGGGTCGCGCTTCGCCCGCTCGGCGAGGGCGATGATCGCGGCGTTGAAGTGTCGCTCACCCAGCGCGCGCAGCTCCAGGGACAGCACCCCGGAGTCGAAGAGCGTCTGCACCTCCTCCTTGGCGAACATGACGTCGTGGTAGACTTCGCGAACGCCGCGTCGGCCGATCTCCTCGCCGGCCTCCGCCAGGTCGAACAGGGGGGCCGGAGCGTCCTCCGGGGGCGCACCCGGGGACTCCGCCGAGAAGCTCTCCTGGCCGATCACCTCGACCAGAAGAAGCGCGTGGTGCGCGGTCAGCGCTCGTCCGGACTCCGAGATGATGTGAGGCATGGGCACGGCGGCCGCGCGACACGCTTCGGCGAGCGTGTACACGACGTCGTTGGCGTACTCCTGCAGGGAGTAGTTGGCGCTCGCGGGTGCCGTGGAGCGCGACCCGTCGTAGTCCACCCCCAGGCCGCCGCCGACGTCCACGTAGCGCACCTCGAGTCCCAACCGGCACAGCTCCACGTAGAACCGGGCGATCTCACCCAGCGCGCGCTTGATGCTGCGAATGTCCGGAATCTGGGAGCCCATATGGAAATGGATCATGGTCAGGCAGTGCGCCCGCCCGGCGTCGCGGAAGCGGTCGACGACCTGTATGAGCTCCGCCGCCCCCAGGCCGAACTTGCTCCGTTCTCCCGCCGATGACGACCAGCGGCCTGCCCCTTCGGAGGCGAGCTTGACCCGTACGCCGGTGCGCGGCTCCACGCCCATCTCTTCCGCCACCCGGAGCAGCGTCTCCACCTCCCCGACCTTCTCGATCACCACGATCACTCGATGGCCGAGGCGCTGGCCCATGAGCGCGAGGCGGATGTACTCCTCGTCCTTGTAGCCGTTGCAGACGATGAGGTGATCGGTGCGCTCGGTGAGCGCGAGCACGGCCAGGAGCTCCGGCTTGCTGCCGACCTCCAGCCCCACGCCGTGCGGGTCCCCGGCGCTGACGATCTCGCGTACTACGCGCCTCTGCTGGTTGACCTTGATCGGGTACACGGGGGTGTATCCACCCTCGTAGCCGAACTCCTCCCGTGCAGCCGCGAAGCGGCCGGTCAGAGAGGCGATGCGCTCCGTGAGGATGTCCGGGAACCGGAGCAGGAGAGGGAGCCTGGCGCCCTGGCCGGCGAGATCCGTGGCCAACTCGTACAGGTCGACGGCGACCGCCGGATCCCGCGTGGGGTGCACCGTTACCCGGCCCGCCTCGTTCACGCCGAAGAAGCCGGCTCCCCACCCGTCGACACCGTACAGATCGAGCGCGTCGCGCGTGGTCCAGGTCATGTCCGCTCGCCGTTGCCGGGGTCCGCGCTCCGGGGTTCCGGATTGCGAAAATGGCCGCGTAAGCTGCCGCCCTCGACGCGGTGCGGAAAGGGGCCGCATCGGCCCCCGAACCGGGACGGCGTCGACTGGACCCTGTACCTTGCGGGTATGGATTCCCCTCCCGACCTCATCGAACTCGGCCCCGGCGTGCGCGTGGCGCCGGCGGAGCTCGCGTTTCGCGCCACGCGATCCGGCGGCCCGGGCGGACAACACGTCAACACGTCGGCCACGCGGGTGGAGCTGTCGTGGGACATCGCGGAGTCGCCTTCGCTCTCGGAGGAGCTGCGCGGGCGCCTGCTGGAGAAGCTCGGGAACCGCCTCCACGGCGAGGGCGTGTTGCGGGTGGTCTCGGCGCGCACGCGAAGCCAGCTGCGCAACCGCGACGCGGCGCTGGAGCGCATGCGCGAGCTGGTTGGGGGCGCGCTCCAGGAGCGCAGGAAGCGACGGCCGACCAGGCCGTCGCGGGCGGCGCGCGAACGCCGGCTCGCGGAGAAGAAGAAGCGCGCCGCCAGGAAGAAGGATCGCCGGCCGGTGCGGGGGGACGAGTGACCTCCGACCGGGTGCGATCCGTCAACGTCCTTGACACCGCGACCAGCCGGGTTACAGATAGAGCCATGATGGACACGCGACGCTTCGACGCAGCCTACGTCTACGCCTATCGATACGCGACCCGCAGCGCGGGCCGTGGAGCGGGAGTCGTGCGCGCGTAATCGCGACGCAGTCCTCCGAGCCGCGAGCGGCCCGTGGAAATCCACGGGCCGCTTTTTTTGTCGCAGGTGGGGAAAAGGAGAACCCGATGCCGGACACCGAGACGGACACCACCGCGGCCGGCCTGCCGCCGGTCACGGACCCGACGATCTTCGCGCGCCAGGACTACGACGCGTACTCGGCCGAGGATCACGACGTTTGGACAATCCTGTACGAGCGTCGCATGACGGCGCTCGCGGAAACCGGCAGCCGGGTGTTCCTGCAGGGGGCCGAGGCCATAGGCCTGAGCGCGGAACGCGTGCCCGAACTGGCCTCCGTGAACGCCCGCCTGGGCCCCAGGACCGGCTGGCGGTCCGTCCCCGTGAGGGGCTTCATTCC
It encodes the following:
- the arfB gene encoding alternative ribosome rescue aminoacyl-tRNA hydrolase ArfB: MDSPPDLIELGPGVRVAPAELAFRATRSGGPGGQHVNTSATRVELSWDIAESPSLSEELRGRLLEKLGNRLHGEGVLRVVSARTRSQLRNRDAALERMRELVGGALQERRKRRPTRPSRAARERRLAEKKKRAARKKDRRPVRGDE
- the speA gene encoding biosynthetic arginine decarboxylase, whose protein sequence is MTWTTRDALDLYGVDGWGAGFFGVNEAGRVTVHPTRDPAVAVDLYELATDLAGQGARLPLLLRFPDILTERIASLTGRFAAAREEFGYEGGYTPVYPIKVNQQRRVVREIVSAGDPHGVGLEVGSKPELLAVLALTERTDHLIVCNGYKDEEYIRLALMGQRLGHRVIVVIEKVGEVETLLRVAEEMGVEPRTGVRVKLASEGAGRWSSSAGERSKFGLGAAELIQVVDRFRDAGRAHCLTMIHFHMGSQIPDIRSIKRALGEIARFYVELCRLGLEVRYVDVGGGLGVDYDGSRSTAPASANYSLQEYANDVVYTLAEACRAAAVPMPHIISESGRALTAHHALLLVEVIGQESFSAESPGAPPEDAPAPLFDLAEAGEEIGRRGVREVYHDVMFAKEEVQTLFDSGVLSLELRALGERHFNAAIIALAERAKRDPEEYEDILPDLESILTDRYFCNFSLFQSLPDSWAIDQLFPILPVHRLDEQPRRRGTLQDVTCDSDGRIDRFVGQPGGGLPLHSLRAGEPYVLGVFLAGAYQEILGDLHNLFGDTDSVHVRVVGDDYEVEDVVRGDTMTDVLKYVGFDPADLVATFRRKVKNAALEKNDANAFIADYVAGLAGYTYLIDNLA